The Stenotrophomonas sp. ASS1 genome segment GCACATCGAGATGTTCTAGAACCCAAGACAGCGCCACCGCTCCAGCGACGAGCCGCCCCAATAAAGTTCGAGACGCAGCAGGCACTTGGCGGCTGATGGCTACCCGGGGAACACTGGACGATTAACCTTTGGATCAGGCCCCGCCCAGCTTCTTAACATTCTTCTCCTTCACCACGTCCAGCATCGATTTGACCGCCTCAACTCCATGATTCAGGGCCACTATTAGAGAATCGCAAAGTTTCAGATCATGATCATCCAACGCCGGGACTAGTTCCTTCAGCAACTTCAGCGCTAGATCCGTCTTGCCTAATAGCGCCAATGCAGTTGCATGATTGATATGAGCGTGAGCACCTCTCAAGCCCCGCGTCTCAAGAAATGATGCAAATTCCATCAAGGTCATTGAAGACTTCGCTTCAATAACGTTTCGCAGCTCGATCGATGAAAGAATGCTCTCAACCACATCATCGTCTGCCATTTGATCCCTTCCGATAAACGGCCGATCCGCGATTCGGCTGCTGTAGGAAAGATGCGGCCCAAAGGAGTCAAACAATGGAAATACAAAATTCCATACATAGAGCCCCCTTGGGACGAACTCCAGAACAATTCCTTGTGCCACATAGTCATAGTCACTTCGGAAAAAATATCCGCTTGACCCGCCGATCAGGCCGGACCTTTTCCGCAGAAGGCTGCAAATGTATCGCTTGTTCATCTTATCAACGGCCTTCAGGCTTAAGTTCCACCACGAGAGTTCCCTCGGGGAGATTCTTGACGTACTTATTGTACTGATCCCAGGAGATGTAAGCCCAACCAGTCTTCAGATCGAAGATGGCTTGAGGTGCATCAACTGGGCCGTACACAGCGTCCGCCCGTGAGGACCCCGGGTACCCATACCTAACAACCCTACGGCCAGCGTAGCTCACCTCAGTCGCATACTGAGACGTCGGGCATGTGGTATCCACCAGGCGCTTGAACTCACTATGGATGAGCGTTCCGCGTATCCAAGGCAGTGAGCAACGCCATCCACAGGTGGCGTCAATGGTGGACGCTGCTTGGTTTGCCAGCCTCTGGAGCCGATTTCCGACCGCCTGCAACTCCGGTGAAACAGGTACGGCCTGAGGTATGTATTTTTTATCGGCCAAGCCTAGCGGATCGACACGGCCAGTGGGATCTCCGCTTCCATACGCGAACGAGTTCAGTCCACCCATCAACCCAATCGGATCGCTCTGGGTATACCGCCCCACTGCCGGGTCGTATTCCCTCCGATAGTTGTAGAACAGCCCACTCGCATCCGTCGCCTGTTGGCCCGGGAATCGCAGCGCCAACTCGAATGCCACGCCATCGCCGTCCGGGTCGGTACTCGGAATCTGGTTGCCGAACACCTCGCTCTTGTTGCTCCACTCCCAGATCGCCACATCGCGCGCCGGGTCGATCACCACGCGCGGCGTACCCAGATGGTCCGGCTGGATGTAGGCCAACTCCGGCACACCTGCGCTTGGCACGCTGATCAGCGCCACCGGGTAGTTGTCCAGCCAGATGGCCTGCTGCTGCGCCTGGCCCGTGGCTGAGTAGCTGCCCAGCCACTGCCCTGCTTCGTTATACAGAGTGATCTGTGCAGCGCCACCAGCCGGGGTGCGCAGCACGCGCTCGCCGCGATGGTTGTAGGCGTAGCTTTCCAGTACGGCGTTGCCTTGCTTCACCGCGTTCATGCGGTTGGCATCGTTGTAGATGAACGTCTTGCCGCCGATGCTGGTGGTGTTGCCCACCGCGTCATGGTTGCGCGCTTCACCATCCACCGCAGTCAGGCGATGACTGGTTGCGGGATAGGTGTAGCTGGCAGTGCCCGCCGAAGTGGTCAGCACGGTGCGATTGCCGGTGGCGTCGTAGGCATAGGTTTCAATCGGCGTGCCGGTCGCGCCGTCCTGGGTCTGGGTCAGGCGACCCAGCGCGTCGTAGGCGTACTTGGCCAATACCGTCGAGCCAGTGCCGTTCTTCAGCTCGGTGATCGAACCGACCGGATCATAGCCGTAGCCCAGCGACAGGCCACCTGCGGCCGGGTCATGTACCGCCTGCGGGCGGTAGTCCAGATCCAGCGGACGCTGTAGCTGGCGACCATTGCCATAGGTCCAACCGGTCACCGGGCCGAAGGCCGCGTAGGTCACGTTGTTCACCACGATCTGGCGGGCTTGGCCGGGCCGGGTCAGTCCGATCTGGCTGATGCGCCCCAGGGTATCGCGCACGTAGTCGGCCACACTGCCATCGGGGTACGTCAACGCCGTCAGGCGGCCCGACTTGCTGTAGGCATAGCGCAGGGTACTGGCCACCCCATTGAGCGTCTGCACCTTGCGGGTGACCTGACCGAAGCGGTCATGGCAGTACTGGGTGCTGCCATTGGCGTGCAGCACCTGCCCCAGGCGCCCCTTGGCAAAGCGCTCTTCGGCAGTACACGCAGCGGGCGCCACGTCGTAGCTGTAGCCCACGTCCAGATTGGGGTCCGGATAGGCGATGCCGATCAGCCGGTTGAGTGCATCGTAGTGATAGGTGGCGGTGACGCCACGCGCATCGGTGGCCGTCTTGCGATTGCCGACCGCATCCACGGTGAAGCTGCTGGCGCCACTGTCCGGGCTGACCTGGCCGGTCAGGTCACCGAAGCCGTTGTAGGCGTAGGTGGTGTGCAGTCCCTTCGGGTCGGTGATCTGGGTGACCTGGTCCAGCGCGTTGTACTGGCTGCGGATCTCCGCCGCCACGCCGCCGACGTCCTGCAGGGTCTGGGCCAGGCGGTTCAGCGGGTCATACTGCTGGCTGGTCACGCGCTGCAGGGCGTCGGTCACCGTCTGCGGGTTGCCGTTGGCATCGTAGGCAAAGCCAGTAGCGTGATTGCCCGCATCCTTCAGTGCGGTCAGCTGGCCGAGTGTGTTGAACGTGCGTGCCAGGGTACGGCGCAGCGTGCCACCGGTGTCCAGCGTGTCTTCCTTGAGGCGGTTGCCGGCATTGTCCAGTGTGTAGTGAATCGTGTTGCCTGCGTTGTCCTCGATGTCGGTCAAGCGCAGCGCAGCATCGTAGACGTAGGAAACGCTGCTGCCATCCGGCTCGGTGATCTTCTGCACCTGGCCCGTCGGCCAATAGCTCAGCTGGGTGACCCGATCCTCGGCAGTGGTCGCGCCGCGTACGGTGATCGAGGTCGGCCAGCCGCGAGCATGGTACGTGTAATCGGTGACCACGCCGTTGGCGTCCTTGACCGACAACGGCCGCCCGAACGCGTCGTAGGCCAAGGTATCGACCGTCTGGCCCAGCGCATTGGTCACGCTGCGCAGGTCGCCCTTGCGATAGCTGCAGGCACCTCCGGTCGCGCACCCTGCATCATCCGCCGAGTAATAGGCATAGGTAACGGCATCGGCCACATCCGTGCGCGGGCCATCCACACTCTTCAGCAGCCCCTCCACCGGGCAGCTGCCTGCCGCTGCCACATCAGCGGCTTCGCAGTACGTGTAGCTGGTGATGCGCGTCTGACCGGAAGCGGTGTCGGTCACCGTGTTGGCCGTCGGCTGGCGTCGGGAATTGAAGGCCGTGCGGGTTTCGCGGCTACCGATCCGGGTGGTCAGTACCGCATTGGTTTCGACGTCGCGCGCGGTGGTCACCACCCGCTGCTCGGGCAAGCCGACCGCTTCGGTCACGGTATGGATGCTGATGGCACGACCGCTTACCGGATCGGTGCCCTGCGCATAGGCGTGCTTGGTCTGGATGCCGCGGCGATCGGTGTAGGTATCCAGGCGCCGACGAAAGTCGACACTCTGGTCGTAGTAGGTTCGGCTGACCGTTCCCTGCGAATCCGTCAGGCCGGTCACCTTGCGCGACGGAGCGCTATCGCCTCCGGGTGTAAGGGTGTAGTCGGTCTGCCGCCCCAGCGCGTCGGTCACCACCGCACCGCCATTGGGGCTGTAGGCCAGTGTCACGCCATCGGCACCGCCGGCGTGCTGACTGGAAATGACACGACCGTCGGAATCATAGGTAAAGGTGCTGTAGCGCCGGCCGTCCTCGGCGGTGATGCCGGTCAGGTGCTGGGGGAAAGCCTGGTTCTCGTAGTGATACGTGCGCACACCGCCACCCGCATAGGTCACCGTGGCGACCTGGTTCTGCGGCGTGTAGGTATAAGTGGCGAGCGGAATGCCCTCGACCAGTACCGAACTGATCAACGCCTCATAGTCGTTGGACTGGTAGACGAACTCCAGCGTGCGGCCACTGCTGTGGATGACGGCCGCAAGGCGATCGCTGTCATCGTAGATATAGGTCAGCGACGTGCCATCCGGGAAGCGCTTGGTGGTCAGGCGCCCGTCCGCGCCGAAGATCGAGATGGAATCCGCCGAATACAGTGTCCAGTTGCCGTTCTGCACGAGACGATCGCCACTGTCGTCGTCCGCCTCATAGGCTGGGCCGATCTTCTTGAATGCACGCTGGAAACCGGTGCTTTCAATGATGCCCACACTGTCAACGCCATCCAGTGCCAGGTGGGCGCCCAGCGAATGGGTCCAGCCATAACCGAAGCCACCGGAGGACGTGGAAATGCCGGAGTGATAGAAACGCGTCAGTGCGATCCAGCCAAGATCGAAGTCCTGCGCGATTTCGTACTTCTCGCCGGTTTTGACATCACACGGATTGCCTACGGTGCCGTCGCAAGGTGCCTTGTTCGCCGCCTCGCCCTCTTCTGTCGAAGGACAATTCGTCCCAGAACTGTCCTTGTCGCATTTCTGCGATTTGGAGGTGATGGTCGCAACGAATTCCTCGCTGACGCAGGCGTTGTGCTTGTTGGACCATTGCGTGAACGGAATGGGGCAGTTCAAGCGTCGCATGCGAGCGAGCCCTGTCGTTCCTGCGTCGAAGGGTACGCACGGAGACTCCGCCGTGTTGCTGCCCAGCATTCCGGTGACGCGGTACTCCCTGAACTCCGAAATCCCATCCATCTCTGGAGCAGTTGGGACCCAGCCTCCTTCCGGCACAGCGGTTTCCCCAGGACAGTGGGGATTGATGTCTTGCAAGTCTGCAATGAGCGCTTCCAGCACATCCTCTTCGGACTGGAAGCCACCATTTCCTGCGCCATGGTAAGTCCACTCAGGATCTGCTGGCTGAGATTTACCCATCCAGTAGGTGATCGACGTATTTCCGTTCAAGTCCACGACTTTGGACTTGATCTTGTCGACGTACTGCCAGCCGAACTGGAACTCCGGCGGGAACGGGCTGGGCGCCGGCAGATTCTTGATGGCGGCCACCGCCGCCTGCTGGGTCTTGTATTGGGTCGCATCGCCGCCGGGCTGCGAAATACGCCAGGTGATCTTGCTTTCCTGCGCCTGTGCCACAGCAGGAGCGACGAAGCCGACGGCAACAATCGCCAGCACGGCACGCGAGAGGGTCTTCAGTCGTTCCAACATCCCTGTTCTCCTTCCTGGACGAACACAGCGCCGGCGGGAACGAGAACGCGGGGGTAGAGCCCCATCACGTCATGCTTCGGATCGTCCCTGGTCCGGAATGCGGCAGTGCCACATGCCGCCTTTATCGTTGAAGGTGATGACATATTCAAGTCAAGGCCCGCGACACCCGTCACATTTCCGCCCGCGCGGATTTCAGATCCAGCCGATCTCCGCGACAGCTTTCGGAGCGGCCTGCGGAGCAGGAAAAACCTGCAACCGCCTGCATCCCTCACGCATCAGAAGATCCTGGACACCCATGGAACAGGATCATGAGGCGCATTCCCCCGCATCGCCATAGCGCACTCGGCACTCGCCGTTGGCGCAGCATTGCCATCTTCACTCTGTGGCCGTTCGCTGCGCCCACCCTCGCCTCACCCGTGCTGGAGAGCGCCTGTTCCCTCCCCGCCCGCCCGGGCGAGCGCATCATCGACGTTCCCTTTGACGTCATCGACGGGCGCATCCATGTGCAGGTGCAGGTCAACGGCAGCGGCCCGTACCGCTTCGCCATCGATACCGGCGCCAGCGGCATGGCCCGCGCGGACAGCCGTCTGGTGCGGAAACTGGCGCTACCCGCGGACGCCAGCACCCGCCACTCCGACGGCGTGCAGACAGCCTGGGCCGATACGGTGCGCATCAACGCCCTCGCGCTCGGAGGGCTGCGCCACAGCGACGTGACCGCGCTCACCCGCGACTACAACGCACGCCAATCCAAAGACGCAGTGTTCGACGGCATCCTTGCGCGCGGATTCTTCGCTGATGGCGTGCTGATCATTGATTACCCCCAACGGCGCCTGCAGTTCCACCGCGACATCGACCTCCTGCCCGCGCAACCGGACACGCTCGCCTACTCACGCGCCTTCCGCATCCCGGTGACGATTGGAACAGTGACCACAGAGGCGCAGCTGGACACCGGCGCAAACGTCGCAATGGTGCTGCCCACTGCGCTCTTCCGGCAGGTCGCCGGTACCGCAGTGACCACCGGGGATCGACTGACCCTCAGCCACGGCGAGGTCGATGGCGGACGCGCACGGCTGGATGCCACCGTATTGATCGGTGGCCTGGCGCTGCAGGGGCTGCATGTACGGGTGTCCGACCGCTATCCCGAAGCGGTGGTGGGCGCCCATGCGCTGCAGGAAGCAGTGGTGCTGATCGATCAGCGCAGCCAGCAGGTGGCGATCTGCACGGGCAGGCATCACCGCAACTGAGTCACTGGCGGCGTGCTGCACGCCATGCCGGCCACGCTTCGGCGATCACGCCCACTGCCGACCTCAGGAACAACAGGGCGATCACTGCGCCGACGACAATATCCGGCCATCCGCGCCCGGTCATGGCCACGCCACCCGCGGCCACCAGCACGCCCAGGTTCGCGGCCACGTCATTGCGCGAGCACTCGAACGTGCTCTTCATGTTGATGTTCAACCTGCGGAAACGCCATAGCAGCGCCAGGCAGGTGAGGTTCGCCACCAGGGCAATGCCACCGAACACCAGCATCAGCGTGCTGGACGGTGGCACCCCGTTGACCAGCTTGCCGGCCACTTCGAACACGATGAACACGAAGAAGGCCAGGATCAGCAGGCCCTTGGCCAGCGCCGCGCCCGCTTCCCAGCGCGCGCCCCGGTTTACCGCCCACAGGCTCAGGCCATAGACGATGGCATCACCCAGCATGTCGACCGCATCGGCCTGCAGGGCGCTGGATCGCGCGGCAAGGCCCGCGCCGAACTCGATGAAGAACATCGCCAGGTTGATTGCCAGCACCGCCACCAGCACGCGCCGTTGGGCGCTGTGCAGCGCTATCGATGCCAGCTCCTGGCGTTTGTGGCCGCAGCACTGGTCCATGGGGGCGCTTGAAATGAAAGGGAGCTGCCTTTATCAACCTTGTAGCCCCTACAAGGTCAAGCCCATGACAGCCCCACTCACCATCGGCCAGTTGGCCCGCCAGACCGGCACCAAGGCAGAGACCATCCGCTATTACGAAAAGATCGGCCTGCTGCAGCCGCCGCTGCGTTCGCAGGGCAACTACCGCTGCTACGACGCACAGGACCAACGGCGGCTGGCATTCGTGCGCCGTGCGCGCGAGCTGGGGTTCGCCATCGAGCAGATCCGCGAACTGATCGCCTTCGGCGAACAACGCGAGCACCAATGCAGTTCGGTGGATGACGTGGTGAAGGCACACATTGCCGACATCGCGCGCAGGATTGCCGACCTGCAGGCGCTGCAGGGCGAACTGCAGCGGATGATCGGCAACTGCCCCGGCGGGCGCGTGGCCGACTGCCGGGTACTGGAAGCCCTGCGGCCCGCGCCGGCAGCTTGACCTTGTAGCCGCTTCAAGGTTTACAACGCCGGGTCACTTCGCCACCGTGCGGCCTGGCCGCCCTGACGACACCATGCCCCAGTACCTGCGTTCCACGCCCCTGTTCCTGGCACTCAATAGCGCACTCCTTGCCAGCACCGCCCCCGTTTTCGCGCATGAGCCTCCTGCGGCGCATGAAGGCCATGGCGACGAAGCAGTGGAACTGGACGCGGTGACGGTGCAGTCCACACGCTCGGGGCGCCGGGTATCGGACGAGCCCATCCGCGTGGACGTGGTATCGCAGGAAGAGATCGAAGAAAAACAGCTGATGTCGCCCGGCAACGTATCGATGCTGGTCGCCGAGACCGCCGGCGTGCGCGTGCAGAACACCTCACCCGGCATGGGCGGATCGAACATCCGCATACAGGGACTTCGCGGACGCTACACGCAGTTGCTTGCAGACGGCCTGCCGCTGTATGGAGGGCAATCGTCTTCCATCGGCCTGCTGCAGATCCCGCCTACCGATCTGAGAAGTGTGGAGATCATCAAGGGCAGTGCTTCGGCGCTGTATGGGCCGGCTGCGCTGGGCGGCGTGGTCAACCTGATCTCGCGCCGCCCTCGCGACACCCGCGAGGCCGAAGTACTGCTCAATGCCACCAGCCGTGGCGGCCAGGACCTTACCGGCTATGTGGCCGGCCCGTTGGACGGACACTGGGGCCTGTCGATGGTGGGCGGCTATCACCGCCAGGATCGGCAGGACCTGGATGGCGACGGGTGGGCGGACATGCCTGGCTACGAACGCATGACCCTGCGCCCCCGCGTGTTCTGGGAATCGGAGGACGGCGCGCGTGCATTGCTGACCGCGGGTGCTACCCGGGAAAACCGCCAGGGCGGCACCCTGCCCGGCCGGGTTGTGGCTGATGGGCAGCCCTTCACATTGACCCAGCACACCGAACGCTATGACGCTGGCGCCGTGGTCGAACTGCCCATGCGTGAAAGCGATCGCCTGCAGCTGCGCGCTTCGGCAATGACCACACGCCATCGGCACCGCTACGGCGCATCGCCGGAAAACGACACCCATCAGACCGGCTTCGCCGAGTTGAGCTATGGCTCAGGTTTCGGCAACACGAATTGGCTGGCTGGCGTGGCCGCGCAGCAGGACCGCTTCCGCTCGCGCCAGTTCCAGTCCTTCGACTACCGCTATACGGTACCCGCTGTATTCGTACAGGCAGAGCAGACGCTGCTCGATGATCTGATCCTGTCAGGCAGCGCACGCTGGGATGAGCACAGTGCCTATGGCAACCACTTCAGCCCGCGCCTGTCACTGCTGTTCCGCCCTCGCGACTGGACCGTGCGTGCATCGCTGGGCAAGGGATTCCATGCACCCACGCCCTTCGTGGAAGAGATCGAGGCTGCAGGATTGTCACGACTCGAACCACTACAAGGCCTGCGCGCCGAGACGGCGACCACCGGTGCCATCGATGTCGGCTATGCGCAGGGCGCCTGGGAAGCGAATCTGAGTCTGTTCGCATCGAACATCGATCATGCGGTCCGATTGGTCGATTCCACGACGATGCCCGGCGAGCGCGTGCAACTGGTGAATGTGCAGGGCATGACCCGCACACGTGGCAGCGAACTGTTGCTGCGCTACCGCTGGCAGGACGTCACGGTGACCGGCAGCTACGTCTACACCGACGCGCGGGAGCCCGGCGTGGAGGGAGTTGGCCGCAGGACGGTCGCACTGACTCCACGCCA includes the following:
- a CDS encoding aspartyl protease family protein, producing the protein MRRIPPHRHSALGTRRWRSIAIFTLWPFAAPTLASPVLESACSLPARPGERIIDVPFDVIDGRIHVQVQVNGSGPYRFAIDTGASGMARADSRLVRKLALPADASTRHSDGVQTAWADTVRINALALGGLRHSDVTALTRDYNARQSKDAVFDGILARGFFADGVLIIDYPQRRLQFHRDIDLLPAQPDTLAYSRAFRIPVTIGTVTTEAQLDTGANVAMVLPTALFRQVAGTAVTTGDRLTLSHGEVDGGRARLDATVLIGGLALQGLHVRVSDRYPEAVVGAHALQEAVVLIDQRSQQVAICTGRHHRN
- a CDS encoding RHS repeat-associated core domain-containing protein; translated protein: MLERLKTLSRAVLAIVAVGFVAPAVAQAQESKITWRISQPGGDATQYKTQQAAVAAIKNLPAPSPFPPEFQFGWQYVDKIKSKVVDLNGNTSITYWMGKSQPADPEWTYHGAGNGGFQSEEDVLEALIADLQDINPHCPGETAVPEGGWVPTAPEMDGISEFREYRVTGMLGSNTAESPCVPFDAGTTGLARMRRLNCPIPFTQWSNKHNACVSEEFVATITSKSQKCDKDSSGTNCPSTEEGEAANKAPCDGTVGNPCDVKTGEKYEIAQDFDLGWIALTRFYHSGISTSSGGFGYGWTHSLGAHLALDGVDSVGIIESTGFQRAFKKIGPAYEADDDSGDRLVQNGNWTLYSADSISIFGADGRLTTKRFPDGTSLTYIYDDSDRLAAVIHSSGRTLEFVYQSNDYEALISSVLVEGIPLATYTYTPQNQVATVTYAGGGVRTYHYENQAFPQHLTGITAEDGRRYSTFTYDSDGRVISSQHAGGADGVTLAYSPNGGAVVTDALGRQTDYTLTPGGDSAPSRKVTGLTDSQGTVSRTYYDQSVDFRRRLDTYTDRRGIQTKHAYAQGTDPVSGRAISIHTVTEAVGLPEQRVVTTARDVETNAVLTTRIGSRETRTAFNSRRQPTANTVTDTASGQTRITSYTYCEAADVAAAGSCPVEGLLKSVDGPRTDVADAVTYAYYSADDAGCATGGACSYRKGDLRSVTNALGQTVDTLAYDAFGRPLSVKDANGVVTDYTYHARGWPTSITVRGATTAEDRVTQLSYWPTGQVQKITEPDGSSVSYVYDAALRLTDIEDNAGNTIHYTLDNAGNRLKEDTLDTGGTLRRTLARTFNTLGQLTALKDAGNHATGFAYDANGNPQTVTDALQRVTSQQYDPLNRLAQTLQDVGGVAAEIRSQYNALDQVTQITDPKGLHTTYAYNGFGDLTGQVSPDSGASSFTVDAVGNRKTATDARGVTATYHYDALNRLIGIAYPDPNLDVGYSYDVAPAACTAEERFAKGRLGQVLHANGSTQYCHDRFGQVTRKVQTLNGVASTLRYAYSKSGRLTALTYPDGSVADYVRDTLGRISQIGLTRPGQARQIVVNNVTYAAFGPVTGWTYGNGRQLQRPLDLDYRPQAVHDPAAGGLSLGYGYDPVGSITELKNGTGSTVLAKYAYDALGRLTQTQDGATGTPIETYAYDATGNRTVLTTSAGTASYTYPATSHRLTAVDGEARNHDAVGNTTSIGGKTFIYNDANRMNAVKQGNAVLESYAYNHRGERVLRTPAGGAAQITLYNEAGQWLGSYSATGQAQQQAIWLDNYPVALISVPSAGVPELAYIQPDHLGTPRVVIDPARDVAIWEWSNKSEVFGNQIPSTDPDGDGVAFELALRFPGQQATDASGLFYNYRREYDPAVGRYTQSDPIGLMGGLNSFAYGSGDPTGRVDPLGLADKKYIPQAVPVSPELQAVGNRLQRLANQAASTIDATCGWRCSLPWIRGTLIHSEFKRLVDTTCPTSQYATEVSYAGRRVVRYGYPGSSRADAVYGPVDAPQAIFDLKTGWAYISWDQYNKYVKNLPEGTLVVELKPEGR
- a CDS encoding helix-turn-helix domain-containing protein, with protein sequence MTAPLTIGQLARQTGTKAETIRYYEKIGLLQPPLRSQGNYRCYDAQDQRRLAFVRRARELGFAIEQIRELIAFGEQREHQCSSVDDVVKAHIADIARRIADLQALQGELQRMIGNCPGGRVADCRVLEALRPAPAA
- a CDS encoding TonB-dependent receptor; the encoded protein is MPQYLRSTPLFLALNSALLASTAPVFAHEPPAAHEGHGDEAVELDAVTVQSTRSGRRVSDEPIRVDVVSQEEIEEKQLMSPGNVSMLVAETAGVRVQNTSPGMGGSNIRIQGLRGRYTQLLADGLPLYGGQSSSIGLLQIPPTDLRSVEIIKGSASALYGPAALGGVVNLISRRPRDTREAEVLLNATSRGGQDLTGYVAGPLDGHWGLSMVGGYHRQDRQDLDGDGWADMPGYERMTLRPRVFWESEDGARALLTAGATRENRQGGTLPGRVVADGQPFTLTQHTERYDAGAVVELPMRESDRLQLRASAMTTRHRHRYGASPENDTHQTGFAELSYGSGFGNTNWLAGVAAQQDRFRSRQFQSFDYRYTVPAVFVQAEQTLLDDLILSGSARWDEHSAYGNHFSPRLSLLFRPRDWTVRASLGKGFHAPTPFVEEIEAAGLSRLEPLQGLRAETATTGAIDVGYAQGAWEANLSLFASNIDHAVRLVDSTTMPGERVQLVNVQGMTRTRGSELLLRYRWQDVTVTGSYVYTDAREPGVEGVGRRTVALTPRHTAGLVAMWEQHGRGRVGLEAYYTGIQALDDNPWRQRSRPYVELGALGEIVLGKVSLFLNLENLLNVRQSGYNPMLRPRRADDGQWTVDAWAPLEGFVVNGGMRVKF
- a CDS encoding cation transporter, coding for MDQCCGHKRQELASIALHSAQRRVLVAVLAINLAMFFIEFGAGLAARSSALQADAVDMLGDAIVYGLSLWAVNRGARWEAGAALAKGLLILAFFVFIVFEVAGKLVNGVPPSSTLMLVFGGIALVANLTCLALLWRFRRLNINMKSTFECSRNDVAANLGVLVAAGGVAMTGRGWPDIVVGAVIALLFLRSAVGVIAEAWPAWRAARRQ